In Bacillus sp. FJAT-45037, the following are encoded in one genomic region:
- a CDS encoding MBL fold metallo-hydrolase, whose product MDKDMSYGSDYKFLPVTSVGDGVCIQVLPDLFSYTSKIVNIVFVGDPTKEEFVMIDAGMPGCSKKIIETAEEIYGPNSRPKAIILTHGHFDHVGSIIELIDHWNIPVFAHSLEYPYLVGEREYPEPDTSVEGGYIAKISSLFPNEPINIKEHLKPLPSDGTVPFLDEFRWIPTPGHTPGHVSFFRDKDRSLIAGDAFITVRQDSLYKTLTQEKEINGPPRYLTTDWDLAYESVKVIRDLKPVAAITGHGVPMSGSELTTSLEKLVTEFKEVSIPDYGKYVNENGPLH is encoded by the coding sequence ATGGATAAAGACATGTCTTATGGTAGCGACTATAAATTTCTACCTGTAACCTCAGTCGGGGATGGAGTTTGTATTCAAGTACTCCCTGATTTATTTAGTTATACCAGCAAAATCGTTAATATTGTTTTTGTGGGCGATCCTACTAAGGAAGAGTTTGTAATGATTGATGCAGGTATGCCCGGTTGTTCGAAGAAAATTATTGAAACCGCTGAAGAAATATATGGTCCTAACAGTCGTCCTAAAGCAATTATTTTAACACATGGTCATTTTGATCATGTGGGCTCGATTATTGAGTTAATTGATCATTGGAATATTCCTGTTTTTGCTCATTCATTAGAATATCCATATTTAGTAGGAGAGCGCGAATATCCTGAACCTGATACTTCTGTAGAAGGAGGTTATATTGCTAAGATCTCTTCTCTTTTCCCCAATGAGCCTATTAATATAAAAGAACATCTCAAACCCTTGCCAAGTGATGGAACAGTCCCTTTCTTGGATGAGTTCCGTTGGATTCCGACACCAGGTCACACCCCTGGGCACGTTTCTTTTTTTAGAGATAAAGATCGTAGCCTAATTGCTGGCGATGCATTTATTACAGTAAGACAAGATTCTCTGTACAAAACCCTTACTCAAGAAAAAGAAATAAATGGGCCTCCTAGATACTTAACCACCGACTGGGACCTTGCATATGAATCTGTAAAAGTCATTCGAGATTTAAAGCCAGTAGCGGCTATTACCGGTCATGGGGTGCCTATGTCAGGTAGTGAATTAACCACGAGCTTAGAAAAATTAGTAACTGAATTTAAAGAAGTCTCCATCCCTGATTATGGAAAGTATGTTAACGAAAACGGCCCGCTTCATTAA
- a CDS encoding spore coat protein has translation MTNNIQGRGLTDREMLQLSLELEKGRCKSLVSTLLETSHSELRQVYEECFQTSNDLHSHIYEVMASKGWYKSISAKPEEVENAQQYIQNNLQPDDHV, from the coding sequence TTGACAAACAATATCCAAGGTAGAGGCCTTACGGATCGTGAAATGCTTCAATTGTCTCTTGAATTAGAAAAAGGTCGATGTAAGAGCTTAGTTTCTACTCTTCTTGAGACGAGTCACAGTGAATTACGTCAGGTATATGAAGAATGTTTTCAAACATCAAACGATCTCCATTCCCATATTTATGAAGTGATGGCTAGTAAAGGTTGGTATAAGTCGATTTCAGCTAAGCCTGAAGAAGTGGAAAACGCTCAACAATATATCCAAAATAACCTTCAGCCCGACGACCATGTTTAG
- a CDS encoding STAS domain-containing protein yields MDKDFESSSELREFFEANKNNFESTLLDEAVNVKSKINEILKIGNIDLVNNAHQLTVYIINNEDNELKRFAKKEGIAWATHSMELTFKLEWIQATRRTLWIYIQKFYDLANKYTIDDCFKLEAQINNRVDNFLNTFFLSYSTYKDSLINAQRELVENLSVPIIPIDSNISILPLIGSIDVNRINILKEKVLSEVSNLRIQTLIMDLSGIASIEQEVAYEFMKVIDGISLMGCSTVLTGLRTEVAKDITDLGIKLSPEIKKLGTLQQALGQYLKHD; encoded by the coding sequence GTGGATAAAGATTTCGAATCTTCATCTGAACTTAGAGAGTTTTTCGAAGCTAATAAGAATAATTTTGAATCCACCTTGTTGGATGAAGCAGTAAATGTTAAAAGTAAGATTAATGAAATATTAAAAATCGGTAATATAGATTTAGTTAATAATGCACACCAATTAACGGTTTATATTATTAATAATGAAGATAATGAACTAAAACGATTTGCGAAAAAGGAAGGGATAGCTTGGGCAACGCATTCTATGGAATTAACTTTTAAGCTGGAATGGATACAAGCAACTCGTAGAACTTTATGGATTTATATACAGAAGTTTTATGATCTAGCTAATAAATATACTATTGACGATTGCTTTAAACTAGAAGCACAGATAAATAATAGAGTAGACAATTTTTTAAATACATTTTTTCTTAGTTACTCTACATACAAGGATTCTCTGATTAATGCACAAAGAGAATTAGTCGAAAATTTATCGGTTCCAATTATTCCAATCGATAGTAATATTAGTATATTGCCGTTAATTGGATCAATTGATGTTAATCGTATAAATATTCTAAAGGAAAAAGTATTATCAGAGGTATCAAATTTACGAATTCAAACGTTAATAATGGATCTTTCTGGTATCGCTAGTATAGAACAAGAAGTTGCCTATGAGTTTATGAAAGTTATTGATGGTATCTCATTGATGGGATGCTCAACTGTATTAACAGGATTACGAACCGAAGTAGCAAAGGATATTACTGACTTGGGAATTAAATTAAGTCCAGAAATTAAGAAGTTAGGAACTTTGCAACAAGCACTAGGCCAATACCTAAAACACGACTAA
- a CDS encoding DUF3231 family protein, with translation MSSPESIKLTSSEMASLWKQYISVTHSMCMLQYFIAKAEDNEVLTTLTNTLQKVEKIKGNTKQILELEKVQVPVGFSSQDVDVNAPRLFSDVFALLYIKNLSRIITSTSSLMHTMSTRKDIRQHFKECTSEVLTVFDEVSDVLLDKGLYVRPPYIEPPRKSDFVEDKDYLNGINLLGDQRNLNAIEISHVFGNIEANVVGNTITQAFEQTADKKEVRDFLKKAGKLSEKVITTLTKFLTSSHLPAPMPSETQVFSSSQPAFSDRLMMYQLTTLSSIGISDYATSLATSMRNDLKRQYTDFLDDTAKLGGEAQKLLIENSWLEQPPQQDKVVIK, from the coding sequence ATGAGTTCTCCAGAAAGTATAAAACTTACTTCTTCAGAAATGGCGTCTTTATGGAAACAATATATTAGTGTCACTCATAGTATGTGTATGTTACAATACTTTATTGCAAAGGCAGAGGACAATGAAGTGTTAACCACTCTGACAAATACGCTTCAAAAGGTTGAGAAAATAAAGGGGAATACGAAACAGATATTAGAATTAGAAAAAGTCCAAGTTCCTGTAGGATTCAGTAGTCAAGATGTAGACGTAAATGCTCCTCGGCTCTTTTCAGACGTTTTTGCTTTATTATATATAAAAAATCTTTCAAGAATAATAACTTCAACTTCTAGTCTTATGCACACAATGTCTACTCGTAAAGATATTAGGCAACATTTTAAAGAATGTACATCTGAAGTTCTTACTGTTTTTGATGAGGTCAGTGATGTTTTGTTAGATAAAGGATTGTATGTGAGACCTCCATATATTGAACCACCTAGAAAATCAGATTTTGTCGAGGATAAAGACTATTTAAATGGAATCAATTTATTGGGAGATCAAAGAAATTTGAATGCTATCGAAATATCCCATGTCTTTGGAAACATTGAAGCGAATGTAGTAGGAAATACAATAACACAAGCCTTTGAGCAAACAGCGGATAAAAAGGAAGTACGGGACTTCCTAAAAAAAGCTGGGAAACTTTCTGAAAAGGTTATAACAACACTTACAAAGTTTTTAACAAGCAGTCATTTGCCAGCACCAATGCCTTCAGAAACACAAGTTTTTAGTTCTTCTCAACCTGCCTTTTCAGATAGACTAATGATGTATCAATTAACAACTTTATCATCAATTGGAATATCTGATTATGCAACATCATTAGCTACTAGTATGAGGAATGATTTGAAAAGACAGTATACGGATTTTCTGGACGACACGGCAAAGTTAGGTGGAGAAGCGCAAAAATTACTAATTGAAAATAGCTGGTTAGAACAACCACCTCAGCAAGATAAAGTAGTCATAAAATAA
- a CDS encoding TetR/AcrR family transcriptional regulator, with product MSPRKSSLNELTKEMIVNEAREQFIEKDYQQVSMRSIAKQLSCSHGALYYHFENKAELFYAVIEGYFYALNKQIEEIVLSSGESEQKLRHVLRSFIEFGLNHQSQYELMFMTRNKEVDGLSHDAANRSYQTFAKSVHSLSSNVVPISDVYSVFVSLHGFVSHYRGFVKSYQDAEDAAFVHIEFLMKALHPA from the coding sequence ATGTCACCTCGCAAATCATCATTAAATGAATTAACAAAGGAAATGATCGTAAATGAAGCAAGGGAGCAATTCATAGAAAAAGATTATCAACAGGTTTCTATGCGAAGCATTGCTAAACAGCTTAGCTGCAGCCATGGAGCTCTGTACTATCATTTTGAGAACAAGGCTGAATTGTTTTATGCTGTTATAGAGGGTTATTTTTACGCATTAAATAAACAAATTGAGGAAATTGTCTTAAGCAGTGGTGAAAGTGAGCAAAAGCTTCGACACGTACTTCGCTCGTTTATTGAATTCGGACTAAATCATCAAAGTCAGTATGAGCTGATGTTTATGACAAGAAATAAAGAAGTTGATGGACTATCCCATGATGCGGCAAATCGTAGCTACCAAACGTTTGCTAAATCTGTTCACTCCTTATCTTCAAACGTTGTACCCATAAGTGATGTCTATTCTGTCTTTGTCTCCCTGCATGGTTTTGTTTCTCATTACCGTGGATTTGTAAAAAGTTATCAAGATGCAGAAGATGCTGCGTTTGTCCATATTGAATTTTTAATGAAGGCTCTACATCCCGCTTAA
- a CDS encoding NAD-dependent epimerase/dehydratase family protein — MNKVLVAGASGGIGSALVYELRARGIKVVAFARGREKLISLFGDFDDVMIVSGDALNQNDLIFAAEGADVIFHAVSFPYPKWEDTHIPCIERMIKAASVNQAKIALVDNIYAYGNQLNSPIGEDATKRPHTKKGKIRLTMETKLKESAVESLIVHMPDLYGPNCENAILHETLKDTARHKRANYVGSLSKSREFLYNRDGAKAMVELTLREDTYNQNWNISATHPITGEEVLKTIKGINGYKKKFKPISKRMIAFLGMFSPFMREMVEMMYLTEDPIILSGEKYEKLIGKLPKTSYKKGLEETLEWLQKEDINSLDKR, encoded by the coding sequence ATGAATAAAGTATTAGTAGCTGGAGCTTCAGGGGGAATAGGGAGTGCTTTAGTTTATGAACTAAGAGCTAGAGGTATTAAAGTTGTAGCATTTGCGAGAGGTAGGGAAAAGTTGATTTCACTTTTCGGTGACTTTGATGACGTGATGATAGTCTCTGGAGATGCTTTGAATCAAAATGATCTCATATTTGCTGCCGAAGGAGCAGATGTGATTTTTCACGCTGTAAGTTTCCCATATCCGAAGTGGGAAGATACCCACATACCATGTATCGAACGAATGATTAAAGCTGCAAGTGTAAATCAAGCAAAAATAGCATTAGTAGATAATATTTATGCTTACGGAAATCAATTAAATTCACCAATAGGCGAAGATGCGACAAAAAGACCGCATACGAAAAAAGGTAAGATTAGGCTAACTATGGAAACAAAGTTAAAAGAAAGTGCAGTAGAATCTCTAATCGTTCATATGCCTGATCTATACGGGCCAAATTGCGAAAATGCCATTCTTCATGAAACATTAAAAGATACAGCAAGACATAAGCGAGCAAACTATGTAGGAAGTCTATCAAAAAGCCGTGAGTTTTTGTATAACCGAGACGGAGCAAAAGCAATGGTTGAGTTAACTCTTCGGGAAGATACGTATAACCAAAACTGGAATATTTCTGCAACACACCCTATAACGGGGGAAGAGGTGCTGAAAACTATAAAGGGAATTAATGGATATAAAAAGAAATTCAAACCGATATCGAAACGAATGATTGCATTTCTAGGCATGTTTTCACCGTTTATGAGAGAAATGGTAGAGATGATGTATTTAACAGAAGATCCAATTATTTTAAGCGGAGAGAAGTATGAAAAGCTAATCGGCAAGTTACCGAAAACATCGTATAAAAAGGGTCTTGAAGAAACCCTCGAATGGCTGCAAAAAGAGGATATAAACTCTTTAGATAAAAGATAA
- a CDS encoding nucleotidyltransferase family protein: MIKGLYKAHVLDEDEIIALVEDDEWMMEILKTVRSLNLTDWWICAGFVRSKIWDVLHGFNERTRIPDIDVIYYDTTQLNELEEKRIEETLTLILPNIPWSVKNEARMHLRNNVEPYSSSVDAISKFPETATALGVKLDEIDKVILTAPYGVSDVVNLEVKPTPYFLANENLARIYNERILKKNWEATWDKVSVYQI; the protein is encoded by the coding sequence ATGATTAAAGGATTGTATAAAGCGCATGTATTAGATGAGGATGAAATCATTGCTCTAGTAGAAGATGATGAATGGATGATGGAAATATTAAAAACTGTAAGGTCATTAAACCTAACTGATTGGTGGATTTGTGCAGGTTTTGTTAGGTCGAAAATTTGGGATGTTTTACATGGATTTAATGAAAGGACAAGGATTCCAGATATTGATGTAATCTATTACGATACAACACAACTTAATGAATTAGAAGAAAAGAGGATTGAAGAAACCCTCACATTGATTTTACCGAATATTCCTTGGTCAGTTAAGAATGAAGCCAGGATGCACCTTAGAAATAATGTTGAACCCTACTCTTCTTCTGTTGATGCAATTTCAAAGTTTCCGGAAACAGCAACAGCATTAGGAGTAAAGTTAGATGAAATTGATAAAGTTATTTTAACAGCCCCATATGGCGTAAGTGATGTTGTTAATTTAGAAGTTAAACCGACTCCTTATTTTTTGGCGAACGAAAACCTTGCACGTATTTACAATGAGCGGATACTTAAAAAGAATTGGGAAGCTACTTGGGACAAGGTAAGTGTATATCAAATATAA